One Streptomyces lincolnensis genomic region harbors:
- a CDS encoding PASTA domain-containing protein → MRTRTIAAAFAASVLLTLTACESTDDAGSTKPDTSVQESNDQPKDADTTDASTDPADSATDTKADTDSETAALPDLVGQDLQAAQDEAQAAGFYVLDDQDASGQNRLQVLDRNWTVCSQEPEAGTHPTDTPVTLYAVKDDEAC, encoded by the coding sequence ATGCGCACCCGCACCATCGCCGCGGCATTCGCCGCCTCAGTACTGCTGACACTCACGGCGTGCGAGAGCACGGACGACGCCGGCTCCACCAAGCCGGACACCTCGGTCCAGGAATCCAACGATCAGCCCAAGGATGCCGACACCACGGACGCGAGCACCGACCCGGCGGACAGCGCCACCGACACGAAGGCCGATACGGACTCGGAAACGGCGGCGCTGCCCGATCTCGTCGGCCAGGACCTCCAGGCCGCCCAGGACGAAGCGCAGGCCGCCGGCTTCTACGTCCTCGACGACCAGGACGCCAGTGGCCAGAACCGCTTGCAGGTCCTGGACCGCAACTGGACCGTATGCAGCCAGGAACCCGAGGCGGGAACGCACCCCACGGACACACCCGTGACCCTGTACGCGGTCAAGGACGACGAGGCCTGCTGA
- a CDS encoding DUF2277 domain-containing protein: MCRSIKTLRPPVLPEEATEDDIRAAALQYVRKVSGFRAPAAHNQEVFDRAVDVIAEATAELLAGLEVRGASSRKAG, translated from the coding sequence ATGTGCCGCAGTATCAAGACGCTTCGTCCACCCGTACTGCCCGAGGAGGCGACGGAGGACGACATCCGGGCCGCCGCGCTGCAGTACGTGCGAAAGGTCTCCGGCTTCCGGGCACCCGCCGCGCACAACCAGGAGGTCTTCGACCGCGCGGTCGACGTGATCGCCGAGGCGACGGCCGAGTTGCTGGCGGGGCTGGAGGTACGGGGGGCTTCCTCGCGCAAGGCGGGCTGA
- a CDS encoding alpha/beta fold hydrolase, translating into MPHPRPTDVTHRLVPGPAGRVHLVEQGSGPLVLLVHGFPESWYSWRHQLPALAAAGYRAVAVDLRGYGRSSKPEAVRAYRLAELVADQVAVVQALGGAPAVVVGHDWGATVAAHCALLRPEEFRAVGLLSVPYTPPGGPRPSEVFARLGGGTEEFYVSYFQEPGRAEREIEPDVRGWLAGFYAALSADTMPAPGAPDPHFVSPGGTLRDRFPAADRLPAWLGEAELDVYAGEFERTGLTGALNRYRAMDLDWKDLADRAGAPVTQPSLFLGGSLDASTTWLADAIEAFPTTLPGLRSSHVLEGCGHWIQQERPEEVNRHLVDWLDSLDSPG; encoded by the coding sequence ATGCCGCACCCCCGGCCGACAGACGTCACCCACCGCCTGGTCCCCGGCCCCGCCGGCCGCGTCCACCTGGTGGAGCAGGGGTCCGGGCCGCTGGTCCTGCTGGTGCACGGCTTCCCGGAGTCCTGGTACTCCTGGCGCCACCAGCTGCCGGCCCTGGCCGCCGCCGGGTACCGTGCGGTCGCCGTGGACCTGCGCGGATACGGGCGCTCCTCGAAACCGGAGGCGGTGCGGGCGTACCGGCTGGCGGAGCTGGTGGCGGATCAGGTGGCCGTCGTTCAGGCGCTGGGCGGGGCGCCCGCGGTGGTCGTCGGGCACGACTGGGGCGCGACCGTCGCCGCGCACTGCGCGCTGCTGCGGCCCGAGGAGTTCCGCGCGGTCGGCCTGCTGAGCGTCCCCTACACCCCGCCCGGCGGCCCGCGCCCCAGCGAGGTGTTCGCCCGACTGGGCGGCGGGACCGAGGAGTTCTACGTCTCCTACTTCCAGGAGCCCGGCCGGGCGGAGCGCGAGATCGAGCCGGACGTACGCGGCTGGCTCGCCGGTTTCTACGCCGCCCTGTCCGCCGACACCATGCCCGCGCCCGGAGCCCCCGACCCGCACTTCGTGAGCCCCGGCGGCACTTTGCGCGACCGCTTCCCCGCCGCCGACCGCCTCCCGGCCTGGCTGGGCGAGGCCGAACTCGACGTCTACGCCGGGGAGTTCGAGCGCACGGGTCTCACCGGCGCGCTCAACCGCTATCGCGCCATGGACCTGGACTGGAAGGACCTCGCCGACCGGGCCGGCGCCCCCGTGACCCAGCCCTCCCTGTTCCTGGGCGGCTCCCTCGACGCTTCCACGACCTGGCTGGCCGACGCGATCGAGGCCTTCCCCACCACCCTGCCCGGCCTGCGCTCCTCCCACGTCCTCGAAGGCTGCGGCCACTGGATCCAGCAGGAACGGCCGGAGGAGGTCAACCGGCACCTCGTCGACTGGCTGGACTCCCTGGACTCCCCGGGCTGA
- a CDS encoding MFS transporter: MPTGLIALAVGGFGIGLTEFLIAGLLPQVASSFGVSEAAAGWLISGYALSVAVGAIALTAATARLPRKQVLVGLVVLFVLGNLLNAVATTYPVMMLGRIVAALCHGSFFGIGSLVARGLVAPERKSRAVAVMFAGLTVANVLGVPFGALVGERWGWRAAFWAVTGIGLVALAGIVALVPGSAGGTPPDHRGGPPPPHTLRAQIGAFRSTQVWLTLAATALSYGGMFGAFSYLAYTFTEVSGFSSADVAWLLMVYGVGLVVGNLIGGRAADQDRDRALLLALTGLTVTLAVFGLLAHSATASVILVFLMGVFGFASVPGMITRVTDVAQGAALAASANVSASNIGNALGAWAGGLAITAGLGYTAPLYVGALIVLVSVAVMAVAARGAGPADRQPDPPSPLSAQA; the protein is encoded by the coding sequence ATGCCGACCGGACTCATCGCCCTGGCGGTCGGCGGCTTCGGCATCGGTCTGACCGAGTTCCTGATCGCGGGCCTGCTGCCGCAGGTGGCGTCGAGCTTCGGGGTCTCCGAGGCGGCCGCGGGCTGGCTGATCTCCGGGTACGCGCTCAGTGTCGCGGTCGGTGCGATCGCGCTGACCGCGGCGACGGCGCGGCTGCCCCGCAAGCAGGTCCTGGTCGGCCTGGTGGTCCTGTTCGTCCTCGGCAACCTGCTGAACGCGGTCGCGACGACCTATCCGGTGATGATGCTCGGCCGGATCGTCGCGGCGCTGTGCCACGGCTCGTTCTTCGGCATCGGCTCCCTGGTCGCACGCGGCCTGGTCGCACCGGAGAGGAAGTCCCGCGCGGTGGCCGTCATGTTCGCCGGTCTCACCGTCGCGAACGTGCTGGGCGTCCCCTTCGGCGCCCTGGTCGGCGAACGCTGGGGCTGGCGCGCCGCCTTCTGGGCGGTCACCGGCATCGGCCTGGTCGCCCTGGCGGGCATCGTCGCCCTGGTCCCCGGCAGCGCGGGCGGGACGCCCCCGGACCACCGCGGAGGACCACCGCCTCCCCACACCCTCCGCGCCCAGATCGGCGCCTTCCGCTCCACCCAGGTCTGGCTGACCCTCGCGGCCACCGCGCTCAGCTACGGCGGCATGTTCGGCGCCTTCAGCTATCTCGCCTACACCTTCACCGAGGTCAGCGGCTTCTCCTCCGCCGACGTCGCCTGGCTGCTCATGGTCTACGGCGTCGGCCTGGTCGTAGGGAACCTGATCGGCGGACGCGCGGCCGACCAGGACCGTGACCGCGCCCTGCTCCTCGCCCTGACCGGCCTCACCGTGACCCTGGCGGTCTTCGGCCTGCTGGCCCACAGCGCCACGGCGTCGGTGATCCTGGTGTTCCTCATGGGCGTGTTCGGGTTCGCCAGTGTGCCCGGCATGATCACCCGCGTCACCGACGTCGCCCAGGGCGCGGCCCTCGCCGCCAGCGCCAACGTCTCCGCCTCCAACATCGGCAACGCCCTGGGCGCCTGGGCCGGCGGCCTGGCCATCACCGCCGGCCTCGGCTACACCGCGCCCCTCTACGTCGGCGCCCTGATCGTCCTCGTCTCGGTCGCCGTCATGGCCGTGGCCGCGCGAGGGGCCGGGCCCGCCGATCGACAGCCCGACCCGCCCTCCCCGCTGTCCGCGCAGGCATGA
- a CDS encoding DUF4097 family beta strand repeat-containing protein: MTRTVPARAVAAVGVVAVLVTGATACGASAGDDKEPEQRSFALEGRTLTVDSDDSALEIVAADDTPAGKVEVTRWFQGTVAVGKDPKVTWSFEGDRLKLRMTCSGVVVDCSAKHRIEVPHGITVKVQDGDGSVRARGFKDPLDIRTVDGSVRVTDTSGPLSVRTGDGSVRADVSSRQVRARTHDGSVRLELRAVPDLVESRSGDGSVTIDLPKATYRVTTKTGDGGVEVSVPRADSSAHVVNARTGDGKVTVRTAN; the protein is encoded by the coding sequence ATGACCCGTACCGTTCCCGCGCGTGCCGTCGCGGCTGTCGGGGTTGTCGCGGTTCTCGTTACGGGTGCCACCGCGTGCGGGGCGTCCGCCGGGGACGACAAGGAACCCGAGCAGCGGTCGTTCGCGCTGGAGGGGAGGACGCTGACCGTCGACTCGGACGACTCGGCGCTGGAGATCGTCGCCGCGGACGACACTCCGGCGGGGAAGGTCGAGGTGACCCGGTGGTTCCAGGGCACGGTGGCCGTGGGGAAGGACCCGAAGGTGACCTGGTCGTTCGAGGGTGACCGGCTGAAGCTGCGGATGACGTGCTCGGGGGTGGTCGTGGACTGCTCGGCCAAGCACCGGATCGAGGTGCCGCACGGCATCACGGTGAAGGTCCAGGACGGCGACGGCAGCGTGCGGGCGCGGGGTTTCAAGGACCCGCTGGACATCCGTACCGTTGACGGCTCCGTGCGGGTCACCGACACCTCGGGGCCGCTGAGTGTGCGTACCGGCGACGGATCCGTGCGGGCGGACGTCTCCTCGCGCCAGGTGCGGGCCCGGACCCATGACGGCTCGGTGCGCCTCGAACTCCGCGCCGTACCGGACCTGGTGGAGTCCCGCAGCGGCGACGGCTCGGTGACCATCGATCTGCCGAAGGCGACCTACCGGGTGACCACGAAGACGGGTGACGGCGGCGTGGAGGTGTCCGTGCCCCGAGCCGACTCCAGCGCGCACGTCGTGAACGCCCGGACGGGCGACGGCAAAGTCACGGTCCGAACCGCGAACTGA
- a CDS encoding GNAT family N-acetyltransferase, translating into MTIEVRPAAVFEDVRTLLGPKSPGANVCWCLSYRIPSRLNNELRGPARGEYVADLCRTGPPPGVIAYDGDEPVGWAAVAPRADTSFARNRKIPHVDDLPVWSLWCVRVRPGHRKQGISHALIAGAVEFARAHGAPVVEAYPLDNGDARVDLTMAYAGIRRNFERAGFTHAADTTSVLAGHPRVLMRLDLRGPVSPGSPGSPASRRGAG; encoded by the coding sequence ATGACCATCGAGGTGCGCCCGGCCGCGGTCTTCGAGGACGTCCGTACGCTGCTCGGCCCGAAGTCGCCCGGGGCCAACGTCTGCTGGTGTCTGAGCTACCGGATCCCGTCCCGGCTCAACAACGAGCTGCGCGGGCCGGCCCGGGGCGAGTACGTCGCCGACCTGTGCCGCACGGGACCCCCTCCGGGAGTGATCGCCTACGACGGTGACGAACCGGTCGGCTGGGCGGCCGTGGCGCCCCGCGCGGACACCTCCTTCGCCCGCAACCGCAAGATCCCGCACGTCGACGACCTGCCGGTGTGGTCGCTGTGGTGTGTCCGGGTCCGCCCCGGCCACCGCAAGCAGGGCATCTCGCACGCCCTGATCGCCGGTGCCGTCGAGTTCGCCCGCGCCCACGGCGCCCCGGTGGTCGAGGCGTATCCCCTCGACAACGGGGACGCCAGGGTCGACCTGACCATGGCGTACGCCGGGATCCGCAGGAATTTCGAACGCGCCGGGTTCACCCACGCCGCCGACACCACCTCCGTGCTGGCCGGTCACCCCCGCGTCCTGATGCGGCTCGACCTGCGCGGACCGGTCAGCCCGGGGAGTCCAGGGAGTCCAGCCAGTCGACGAGGTGCCGGTTGA
- a CDS encoding DinB family protein, whose product MTATTPPQPALAPHGEHADLLADLATARSSLTRTVRGLDDERAGERPTVSALCLGGLVKHVTAMEEGWLRFVVEGPTALSYDLPDGVTWADITSGTAREIPQWLIDHQSGFRMEPGETLADILKRYEEVAARTEEFIASVPDLSATHQVPEAPWGEPATVYSVRRVLTHVLHETAQHAGHADILRETLDGQTAT is encoded by the coding sequence GTGACTGCCACCACCCCGCCCCAGCCCGCCCTCGCTCCGCACGGCGAGCACGCCGACCTGCTCGCCGACCTCGCCACCGCCCGGTCCAGCCTCACGCGCACGGTGCGCGGACTCGACGACGAGCGGGCCGGCGAGCGTCCGACGGTCAGCGCGCTGTGCCTGGGCGGGCTGGTCAAACACGTCACCGCCATGGAGGAGGGCTGGCTGCGCTTCGTCGTCGAGGGCCCCACCGCGCTCAGCTACGACCTGCCCGACGGTGTCACCTGGGCCGACATCACCTCCGGTACCGCCCGCGAGATCCCGCAGTGGCTGATCGACCACCAGAGCGGCTTCCGGATGGAGCCGGGCGAGACACTGGCCGACATCCTCAAGCGCTACGAGGAGGTCGCCGCCCGCACCGAGGAGTTCATCGCCTCCGTGCCCGACCTGTCGGCGACCCACCAGGTGCCCGAGGCGCCCTGGGGCGAGCCGGCCACCGTGTACAGCGTGCGCCGGGTCCTGACGCACGTCCTCCACGAGACCGCCCAGCACGCCGGGCACGCGGACATCCTGCGCGAGACGCTCGACGGGCAGACCGCCACGTGA
- a CDS encoding FmdB family zinc ribbon protein, giving the protein MPRYEYRCRTCGDTFELSRPMAESAAPADCPAGHDDTVKLLSTVAVGGSSAAPAPAPRAGGGGGGCCGGGCCG; this is encoded by the coding sequence ATGCCTCGCTACGAGTACCGCTGCCGGACCTGCGGCGACACCTTCGAACTGAGCCGTCCGATGGCGGAGTCCGCCGCGCCCGCCGACTGCCCCGCGGGCCACGACGACACGGTGAAGCTGCTGTCCACGGTGGCGGTCGGCGGCTCGTCCGCCGCGCCCGCCCCGGCACCCCGCGCGGGCGGCGGCGGAGGCGGTTGCTGCGGCGGGGGCTGCTGCGGCTGA
- a CDS encoding ketopantoate reductase family protein: protein MAYDELTVAVLGPGGTGGLLAALLSRSGHRVICLAGESTAETLRKDGIQIRSAKFGDFTAPVEADTELREPVDALVIAVKHTSLAAALDRVPPAALGDAVVVPLLNGVEHPATLRARYRPDRVAPTVIRVESTRVAPGVIEHGSPFAEIDLAGDDVPRDRLDALAQAFTAAGPTTRVLADETASLWAKMSFLAPFALLTTRYGLPLGDVRTRHREELTALVEETAAVSSASGGPADPAQALARYDAFPAATKSSMQRDAEAGRPLELDAIGGALLRAAERHGIEVPVTARVVRELRDAGH, encoded by the coding sequence ATGGCGTACGACGAACTCACCGTGGCCGTCCTGGGCCCGGGCGGCACCGGAGGACTGCTGGCCGCGCTGTTGTCCCGCTCCGGCCACCGGGTGATCTGCCTGGCCGGCGAGAGCACGGCGGAGACACTCCGCAAGGACGGCATCCAGATCCGCAGCGCCAAGTTCGGCGACTTCACCGCGCCCGTCGAGGCGGACACCGAACTGCGCGAACCGGTCGACGCCCTGGTGATCGCCGTCAAGCACACCTCCCTGGCCGCCGCGCTGGACCGCGTCCCGCCCGCGGCCCTCGGCGACGCCGTCGTCGTACCGCTCCTGAACGGCGTGGAGCACCCGGCGACGCTGCGCGCCCGCTACCGTCCGGACCGCGTGGCCCCCACCGTCATCCGTGTGGAGTCGACCCGGGTGGCGCCGGGCGTGATCGAGCACGGCAGTCCGTTCGCGGAGATCGACCTCGCGGGCGACGACGTCCCCCGCGACCGCCTCGACGCGCTGGCGCAGGCGTTCACCGCGGCCGGTCCGACCACCCGCGTCCTGGCCGACGAGACGGCGTCGCTGTGGGCGAAGATGTCGTTCCTGGCCCCGTTCGCGCTCCTGACCACGCGCTACGGCCTGCCCCTGGGCGATGTCCGCACGCGCCACCGCGAGGAGTTGACGGCCCTGGTGGAGGAGACCGCCGCGGTCAGCTCCGCGTCCGGAGGTCCGGCCGACCCGGCCCAGGCGCTGGCCCGTTACGACGCCTTCCCCGCGGCCACGAAGTCCTCGATGCAGCGGGACGCGGAGGCGGGCCGCCCGCTCGAACTGGACGCGATCGGCGGCGCGTTGCTGCGGGCGGCCGAGCGGCACGGGATCGAGGTGCCCGTGACGGCCCGTGTCGTACGGGAGTTGAGGGACGCCGGGCACTGA
- a CDS encoding HAD family hydrolase — MPAPVLVASDLDRTLIYSAAALALTMPDARAPRLLCVEVHESRPLSFMTETSAELLTELGDAAVFVPTTTRTRKQYQRINLPGPAPTYAICANGGHLLVDGVTDADWHARVQARLAEECAPLDEVREHLMTSADPLWVRKHRIAEDLFAYLVVERELLPEDWVKELAVWAENRGWTVSLQGRKIYAVPKPLTKSAAMREVARRTGAELTLAAGDSLLDADLLLAADKGWRPGHGELADAAWTAPAISALPERGVLAGERILREFLREARTGREARTG, encoded by the coding sequence ATGCCGGCACCGGTGCTCGTCGCGAGCGATCTCGACCGTACGCTCATCTACTCCGCCGCGGCCCTCGCGCTGACCATGCCGGACGCCCGGGCGCCCAGGCTGCTGTGCGTCGAGGTGCACGAGAGCAGGCCGCTGTCGTTCATGACCGAGACCTCGGCCGAACTGCTCACCGAACTCGGGGACGCGGCCGTCTTCGTCCCCACGACCACGCGCACCCGCAAGCAGTACCAGCGCATCAACCTGCCGGGCCCCGCCCCGACGTACGCGATCTGCGCCAACGGCGGGCACCTGCTCGTCGACGGCGTCACCGACGCCGACTGGCACGCGCGCGTGCAGGCCCGGCTCGCCGAGGAGTGCGCGCCGCTGGACGAGGTCCGCGAGCACCTGATGACGTCCGCCGACCCGCTGTGGGTGCGCAAGCACCGCATCGCCGAGGACCTCTTCGCCTACCTGGTCGTCGAGCGCGAACTGCTCCCCGAGGACTGGGTGAAGGAGCTCGCCGTCTGGGCGGAGAACCGCGGCTGGACGGTCTCCCTCCAGGGCCGCAAGATCTACGCCGTCCCCAAGCCGCTCACCAAGAGCGCCGCCATGCGCGAGGTCGCCCGCCGCACCGGGGCCGAACTGACCCTCGCCGCCGGCGACTCCCTCCTCGACGCCGACCTCCTCCTCGCCGCCGACAAGGGCTGGCGCCCCGGCCACGGCGAACTCGCCGACGCCGCATGGACCGCCCCGGCGATCAGCGCGCTGCCCGAGCGGGGGGTGCTGGCGGGGGAGCGGATCCTGCGGGAGTTCCTGCGGGAGGCCCGGACCGGCCGGGAGGCCCGAACCGGTTAA
- a CDS encoding DedA family protein produces the protein MLESVGALIGSPWIYAMIALSVLLDVFLPVLPSGVLVITAATAAAAGSGAATGQVPHEVPDILALILCATTASVLGDLVAYRLAWRGGERLDRAIARSRRLRTAQERLGQALARGGGLLVVLARFAPAGRSVVSLGAGAAHHRARDFLPWSALAGLSWAAYSVALGYFGAHWLGTSWLATGVSVLALFGAGAGAAYVMRRRPEAAEAS, from the coding sequence GTGTTGGAAAGTGTGGGGGCGTTGATCGGCAGCCCATGGATCTACGCCATGATCGCGCTGTCGGTGCTCCTGGACGTGTTCCTGCCGGTGCTGCCGAGCGGCGTCCTGGTCATCACGGCCGCGACGGCGGCGGCCGCGGGTTCCGGCGCGGCGACCGGCCAGGTGCCGCACGAGGTGCCCGACATCCTGGCCCTCATCCTCTGCGCGACCACCGCCTCCGTGCTGGGCGACCTGGTGGCCTACCGGCTGGCCTGGCGCGGCGGCGAACGCCTGGACCGCGCCATCGCCCGCTCCCGTCGGCTGCGCACCGCGCAGGAACGTCTCGGCCAGGCCCTCGCCCGCGGCGGCGGCCTCCTCGTCGTCCTCGCCCGCTTCGCCCCCGCCGGCCGCTCGGTCGTCTCCCTCGGCGCCGGCGCCGCCCACCACCGCGCCCGCGACTTCCTCCCCTGGTCCGCCCTCGCCGGCCTCTCCTGGGCCGCCTACAGCGTCGCCCTCGGCTACTTCGGCGCCCACTGGCTGGGCACGAGCTGGCTGGCGACGGGGGTGTCCGTACTGGCCCTGTTCGGCGCCGGCGCCGGGGCGGCTTATGTCATGCGGCGGCGGCCGGAGGCGGCGGAGGCGTCGTAG
- a CDS encoding superoxide dismutase family protein — MLAGISLGAAAVAAAVLAGGGAQDPHGYRMRTDARFAPPGALVPSAAVTYDQGLVPAAAWIEVTQRMGLGGATTVGLRTKGLRPGHTYGAHVHQKPCAADPAAAGGHYQHEPSADPHHVTADNEVWLDFTADDHGSGTARAHHSWGFRRGEASSVVLHEEPGSKGARVACFTVPFGWVAGTA; from the coding sequence ATGCTGGCAGGAATATCCCTGGGCGCCGCCGCCGTCGCGGCCGCCGTGCTCGCGGGCGGCGGTGCCCAGGACCCCCACGGCTACCGGATGCGGACGGACGCCCGGTTCGCGCCGCCCGGCGCTCTCGTGCCCTCGGCGGCGGTGACGTACGACCAGGGGCTGGTGCCGGCGGCCGCGTGGATCGAGGTGACCCAGCGCATGGGCCTGGGCGGCGCGACGACCGTCGGACTGCGGACGAAGGGCCTGCGGCCGGGGCACACCTACGGCGCCCATGTGCACCAGAAGCCCTGCGCCGCCGACCCGGCCGCCGCGGGCGGCCACTACCAGCACGAGCCCTCGGCGGACCCGCACCACGTCACCGCGGACAACGAGGTCTGGCTCGACTTCACCGCCGACGACCACGGCTCGGGCACGGCGCGCGCCCACCACTCCTGGGGCTTCCGGCGGGGCGAGGCCTCCTCCGTCGTGCTCCACGAGGAGCCCGGGAGCAAGGGGGCCCGGGTCGCCTGCTTCACGGTGCCGTTCGGCTGGGTCGCCGGCACCGCGTGA
- a CDS encoding winged helix DNA-binding domain-containing protein translates to MTVLGPRALGRATLARQLLLDRADLPVLDAVAHLGGLQAQEPQEPFVGLWSRLRGFEPAALSDPLTGRRVVRTHLMRRTVHLVTADDALAWRARHDAMLRQRVLGVYRREFEGVDLDALAAAGRAVLSDGEPRTMTDLTRALPDELSGPAPRALGEMLVSALVPMAQLPPRGLWHTKAGVRNLPLSSWLGREIDPLPGDGTEGSDPVGQALLRRYLAAFGPAASADLRAWCGLAGLPKAVAALRDELITFRDERGRELLDLPDAPRPDPDTPAPVRFLPAFDNALLGYDDRSRIVDDAHRGLSVAGARVVLLDGRVAATWTVESDTVTVTPLRPFSHTDRTTVTEEGRELAAFLTDGDSHRARITASDG, encoded by the coding sequence GTGACCGTCCTCGGCCCCCGGGCACTGGGCCGCGCGACGCTCGCCCGGCAGTTGCTGCTCGACCGCGCCGACCTGCCCGTCCTGGACGCCGTCGCCCACCTCGGCGGCCTCCAGGCGCAGGAACCGCAGGAGCCGTTCGTCGGACTCTGGTCCCGGCTGCGCGGCTTCGAGCCCGCGGCGCTCTCGGATCCGCTGACCGGGCGGCGCGTGGTGCGTACCCACCTCATGCGCCGCACCGTCCACCTCGTCACCGCCGACGACGCCCTGGCCTGGCGGGCCCGCCACGACGCCATGCTGCGCCAACGGGTCCTCGGGGTCTACCGCCGCGAGTTCGAGGGGGTCGACCTCGACGCCCTCGCGGCGGCGGGCCGGGCCGTGCTGTCCGACGGCGAGCCCCGCACGATGACCGACCTCACCCGGGCGCTCCCCGATGAGCTCTCGGGACCGGCACCCCGGGCCCTCGGCGAGATGCTGGTCTCCGCTCTCGTCCCCATGGCCCAACTGCCACCGCGCGGCCTGTGGCACACGAAGGCGGGCGTACGCAACCTTCCCCTGTCCTCCTGGCTGGGCCGCGAGATCGACCCGCTGCCCGGCGACGGCACCGAGGGTTCCGACCCCGTGGGTCAGGCCCTCCTGCGCCGCTATCTGGCCGCGTTCGGCCCCGCCGCCTCGGCCGATCTGCGCGCCTGGTGCGGTCTCGCCGGGCTGCCGAAGGCGGTCGCCGCGCTGCGGGACGAGCTGATCACCTTCCGCGACGAGCGGGGCCGGGAGCTGCTGGACCTGCCCGACGCGCCCCGCCCCGACCCCGACACCCCGGCCCCGGTGCGGTTCCTGCCCGCCTTCGACAACGCCCTTCTCGGCTACGACGACCGGAGCCGGATCGTCGACGACGCCCACCGCGGCCTCTCGGTCGCCGGTGCCCGCGTGGTCCTGCTCGACGGCCGCGTCGCCGCGACCTGGACGGTCGAGTCGGACACCGTGACGGTCACCCCTCTGCGCCCCTTCTCCCACACCGACCGCACCACCGTCACCGAAGAGGGCCGGGAACTGGCGGCCTTCCTCACCGACGGCGACAGCCACCGCGCACGGATCACCGCGTCCGACGGCTGA